The following coding sequences are from one Kosakonia sp. H02 window:
- a CDS encoding MmgE/PrpD family protein: MTNKAEVAFTRGEQLSRFISQAHHLNVPPAVRHEAKRALIDYLGVALGAVNDDAVNAVRQVAKTWNASGEARIFLSGTTTPALAALVNATMAHAADYDDTHPAGAGHPGGPCWSAALAIAQAHPVEEEQVLRAFIVGFEVMAKLGGGWVPGVGRNLQRRGFHPTSVVGRAGAAAVAASILQLSEEQVRNALGAAATMMGGLQKSSGTHGKPFHAGKAAMDGILSAQLAAENFVGAHHFYEADGWVKIFIQDGSAEIPPLDFGESWELLTNGYKLYASCRGTHASIETARKLYPQLQGRTITRIAAKVHPMGMVNAGIMNPRTPLESKFSIPHCIALSLCGYGLTDTDFTQATVDDPRPRALLPLLEVEAVDGQSASSAFLDVWLDDGSVLHAHTDVYRGHAQNPLSDEELRAKFDALTIPQLGEARSAELYDAALHFERPGSLARITGLLAGDH, translated from the coding sequence ATGACAAATAAAGCCGAAGTTGCATTCACCCGGGGAGAACAGCTCAGCCGGTTTATCAGCCAGGCGCACCACCTGAACGTCCCGCCCGCCGTGCGCCATGAAGCCAAACGCGCGCTGATTGATTACCTGGGCGTTGCCCTCGGCGCGGTCAATGATGACGCGGTTAACGCGGTGCGCCAGGTAGCAAAAACCTGGAACGCCAGCGGCGAGGCGCGTATTTTCCTCTCAGGCACCACCACGCCTGCTCTCGCCGCGTTAGTCAATGCCACCATGGCACACGCAGCGGATTACGATGACACCCACCCTGCGGGCGCAGGCCACCCCGGCGGCCCGTGTTGGTCAGCGGCGCTGGCAATAGCGCAGGCGCATCCGGTAGAAGAAGAACAGGTGCTACGCGCATTTATTGTCGGGTTTGAAGTGATGGCAAAACTCGGCGGCGGCTGGGTACCGGGCGTCGGGCGCAACCTGCAACGCCGGGGCTTTCATCCCACGTCTGTTGTTGGTCGCGCGGGTGCGGCAGCCGTTGCCGCATCAATATTGCAACTGAGTGAAGAACAAGTGCGAAACGCCCTTGGCGCCGCGGCGACCATGATGGGCGGCTTGCAGAAATCCTCCGGCACGCACGGCAAACCGTTTCACGCTGGAAAGGCCGCAATGGACGGCATTCTCTCCGCACAGCTGGCCGCGGAAAATTTTGTCGGCGCGCACCATTTTTATGAAGCTGACGGCTGGGTAAAAATCTTTATCCAGGACGGCAGTGCAGAAATCCCTCCCCTCGATTTTGGCGAAAGCTGGGAGCTGTTAACCAACGGCTATAAGCTCTATGCCAGTTGTCGCGGCACGCATGCTTCCATTGAAACCGCGCGCAAACTCTACCCGCAACTTCAGGGGCGCACCATCACCCGCATCGCGGCGAAAGTGCACCCGATGGGCATGGTCAATGCCGGGATCATGAACCCGCGCACGCCGCTGGAGAGTAAATTCAGCATTCCTCACTGCATCGCCCTTTCCCTGTGCGGCTACGGGCTGACCGATACCGATTTCACCCAGGCCACCGTCGACGATCCGCGCCCGCGCGCGCTGCTGCCGCTGCTTGAAGTGGAAGCCGTGGACGGCCAGTCGGCCAGCTCAGCGTTTCTCGATGTCTGGCTGGACGACGGCAGCGTACTGCACGCCCACACTGATGTTTATCGCGGCCACGCGCAAAATCCCCTTAGCGATGAAGAGTTACGCGCCAAATTTGACGCCCTCACTATCCCGCAACTGGGCGAAGCGCGCAGCGCAGAACTCTATGACGCGGCGCTACACTTTGAACGTCCAGGATCTCTGGCGCGCATCACCGGGCTGCTTGCCGGCGACCATTAA
- a CDS encoding GntR family transcriptional regulator, with protein MRSTGRDTGTTPFEILLSAIEAGELLPGERLQETRLAEQFGLSRTPIREALHRLQTLGLAEPGPQRGLMVAQLSYERLRQLFDVREGLERLAMDLAVSAASDAEIALLQEMVHTEASLTDSKALHDHNRMFHRQIYRATHNPYLNEMLDNLRIHLSLLRSTTYELKERTEEAKREHQAIVDALARRDRVAAQEAACQHIRNGYRARLAILSQRER; from the coding sequence TTGAGATCCACGGGTCGCGATACGGGCACAACGCCCTTTGAAATTTTGCTTTCCGCCATTGAAGCAGGGGAACTGCTGCCGGGCGAGCGTTTGCAGGAAACGCGCCTGGCAGAACAGTTTGGGCTGAGCCGCACACCGATTCGTGAAGCGCTGCACCGCCTGCAAACCCTTGGCCTTGCCGAACCCGGCCCTCAGCGCGGGTTGATGGTGGCGCAACTGAGTTATGAACGTCTGCGCCAGTTGTTTGATGTGCGCGAAGGGCTGGAGCGACTGGCGATGGATCTGGCCGTCAGCGCCGCGTCGGATGCGGAAATCGCGCTGTTACAGGAGATGGTACACACCGAAGCGTCGCTCACCGACAGCAAAGCGCTACACGATCACAACCGCATGTTTCACCGTCAGATTTATCGCGCCACGCACAATCCCTATCTGAATGAGATGCTGGACAACCTGCGTATTCATCTGTCGCTGTTGCGCAGCACCACCTATGAATTAAAAGAGCGCACGGAAGAGGCAAAACGCGAACATCAGGCGATTGTCGATGCGCTGGCGCGTCGTGACCGCGTAGCTGCGCAGGAAGCGGCCTGCCAGCATATCCGCAACGGATATCGCGCCCGTCTGGCGATTTTAAGCCAGCGAGAACGCTAA
- a CDS encoding diguanylate phosphodiesterase — protein MLATLIYRSRLNRALVPSQLTDLVERASLNNAALQVTGILLFDGEHFLQVLEGPLASVNSVFERISTDPRHSNIVELMRDFAPRRRFVDRGMVLFDLQTLRPAAVLRAILRFGTLKYNLASNDRVYKFIRHFIASPNTNGGVRNTSPEEWRFTLKTSPFASETLPAFPNQPCQFAFQPIIEPLRGKISSLEALIRGPNGGSPQDYFATIAPDKLHEADLASKGWALAMARRLGIGNHKIAINLLPMSLVKIPGAVDFLLEQIRLNQLDPGQIIVEVTEDEVISGYEEFTWAIRQLRAAGIGLAIDDFGSGFAGLSLLAKFQPDKLKIDRTLVTDIHLHGPKQAIVKAILECCAELQISVVAEGVEKVEEWCWLEAAGVERFQGFLFARPALNGVPPINWPERLDCL, from the coding sequence GTGTTAGCCACTTTGATTTACCGGAGCCGACTGAACCGGGCATTAGTTCCCTCTCAACTGACTGATCTTGTCGAACGAGCAAGCCTGAACAACGCGGCGTTGCAGGTGACGGGTATTTTACTGTTCGACGGCGAGCACTTTTTACAGGTGCTTGAGGGACCACTGGCCTCAGTAAACAGCGTTTTCGAACGCATCAGCACCGATCCGCGTCATAGCAATATCGTCGAGTTAATGCGCGATTTTGCGCCGCGCCGCCGCTTTGTCGATCGCGGTATGGTGCTGTTCGATTTGCAGACACTGCGTCCGGCTGCCGTTCTACGCGCTATCCTCCGCTTTGGCACCCTGAAATACAATCTGGCGAGCAACGATCGGGTCTACAAATTTATCCGCCATTTTATCGCCTCACCGAATACCAATGGCGGAGTACGTAACACGTCACCTGAAGAGTGGCGTTTCACCCTGAAAACCTCACCGTTCGCCAGCGAAACATTGCCTGCTTTTCCCAATCAGCCCTGTCAGTTTGCCTTCCAGCCGATTATTGAACCGTTACGGGGGAAAATCTCCTCACTCGAAGCGCTGATCCGTGGGCCAAACGGCGGCAGCCCGCAGGACTATTTCGCCACTATTGCGCCAGATAAACTGCATGAAGCCGATCTCGCCTCGAAAGGCTGGGCGCTGGCAATGGCGCGCCGTCTGGGGATTGGTAACCACAAAATCGCCATCAATTTACTGCCGATGTCGCTGGTTAAAATCCCCGGCGCGGTGGATTTTCTGCTTGAACAGATAAGGCTTAATCAGCTTGATCCGGGGCAGATCATCGTCGAAGTAACCGAAGATGAAGTGATTTCCGGTTACGAAGAGTTTACCTGGGCGATCCGCCAGTTACGCGCGGCCGGGATTGGGCTGGCGATTGATGACTTCGGCTCCGGCTTTGCTGGCCTGTCGCTGCTGGCAAAATTTCAGCCGGACAAACTGAAAATCGACCGCACCCTGGTGACTGATATCCATCTGCATGGCCCGAAGCAGGCGATTGTTAAAGCGATTCTCGAATGCTGCGCTGAACTGCAAATCAGCGTGGTGGCTGAAGGCGTTGAGAAAGTGGAAGAGTGGTGCTGGCTTGAAGCCGCTGGCGTTGAGCGTTTCCAGGGATTTTTGTTTGCCCGCCCGGCGCTTAACGGTGTGCCACCGATCAACTGGCCTGAGCGCCTCGATTGCCTTTAA
- a CDS encoding sensor domain-containing diguanylate cyclase, translating to MNVKKQVARALALDSSLGRSITFFMVALLVAGVATSTWTLTRSWERAVSDIERDAINLSVSQARQAEDTFLQAELVLRDIRRNLSADTVNLDTYLAELKSRLPQLHGLFVYDAQGNMKATSFGKIPLMSNNSDREYFVYHRRNGHGGIHIGHVIRSRSTGDLVIPVSLRISDASGGFAGVLLATVNIDYFRHFYAYFELQNRDLLALINIDGSALYVRPYGDEVINRNLSSSPLFTRELAKKDRGNATWVSTLDHVERTYGFARLERYPLVVAAGYDKPALWENWLKDSLPDLVLNAMLLLGTLLMGSIVFRQVRLNVRNQTELAMLRDELTSINHTLQLMALADGLTGLANRRQLDLFLSTSLKASAITQKPVALIMIDIDYFKRYNDFYGHVAGDNCLRRVGEIIQKLKLRQSDLIARYGGEEFAIILPDTGPEAALSVARQAVAAVHNAQIPHVNTSGPESIVTISAGCYSIIADQNFDDAIRLKEGADKALYQAKIEGRNRAVAATQ from the coding sequence ATGAACGTCAAAAAGCAGGTAGCGCGGGCCCTGGCGCTCGATTCTTCCCTCGGGCGCAGCATCACCTTTTTTATGGTGGCATTGCTGGTGGCGGGTGTGGCAACCAGCACCTGGACGCTGACCCGTTCGTGGGAGCGGGCTGTCTCGGACATCGAGCGGGATGCGATTAACTTATCGGTTTCACAGGCACGCCAGGCGGAAGATACCTTTTTGCAGGCCGAGCTAGTGCTGCGCGATATCCGCCGCAATCTGTCAGCGGATACCGTCAATCTTGATACTTACCTCGCCGAGCTAAAATCCCGCTTACCGCAACTGCACGGGCTGTTTGTGTATGACGCCCAGGGCAATATGAAAGCCACCTCGTTTGGCAAAATCCCGTTAATGTCGAACAACAGCGATCGCGAATATTTTGTTTACCATCGCCGTAATGGCCACGGCGGCATTCATATCGGGCATGTGATCCGTAGCCGGTCTACCGGCGATCTGGTTATCCCGGTCTCGTTACGCATCAGCGATGCGTCCGGCGGCTTTGCGGGGGTGCTGCTGGCAACGGTCAATATCGACTATTTCCGCCATTTTTACGCCTATTTTGAATTACAAAACCGTGACTTGCTGGCCCTGATCAATATCGATGGCTCGGCGTTATATGTGCGCCCGTACGGCGATGAAGTCATCAATCGCAATCTTTCCTCGAGCCCTTTATTTACCCGCGAACTGGCAAAAAAAGATCGCGGCAACGCGACCTGGGTTTCCACACTGGATCATGTTGAGCGCACTTACGGTTTTGCGCGTCTGGAACGTTACCCGCTGGTGGTTGCCGCCGGGTATGACAAACCCGCGCTGTGGGAAAACTGGTTAAAAGACAGCCTGCCGGATCTGGTACTGAATGCCATGTTGTTACTGGGCACGCTACTGATGGGGTCGATTGTTTTTCGTCAGGTACGCCTGAATGTACGCAACCAGACAGAGCTCGCCATGCTGCGGGATGAACTGACCAGCATTAACCATACGCTGCAATTGATGGCGCTAGCCGACGGCCTGACCGGGCTTGCTAACCGCCGCCAGCTCGATCTGTTTTTAAGCACAAGCCTGAAAGCATCTGCCATCACGCAAAAACCGGTGGCGCTGATCATGATCGATATCGACTACTTCAAACGCTATAACGATTTCTATGGTCACGTCGCCGGGGATAACTGCCTGCGTCGGGTGGGGGAAATTATCCAGAAGCTGAAACTGCGCCAGAGCGATTTGATTGCCCGGTACGGCGGCGAAGAGTTCGCGATTATTTTGCCGGATACCGGCCCGGAAGCCGCACTGAGCGTGGCGCGCCAGGCGGTCGCTGCCGTGCACAATGCGCAAATCCCCCATGTGAACACCAGCGGACCGGAGAGTATTGTCACCATCAGCGCCGGGTGTTACAGCATTATTGCCGATCAGAATTTCGATGACGCTATCCGGTTGAAAGAGGGGGCGGATAAAGCGCTCTATCAGGCCAAAATTGAAGGGCGCAACCGGGCGGTAGCCGCCACGCAGTAG
- a CDS encoding thiamine pyrophosphate-requiring protein → MSMKTSDFFVQRLKEWGVTRIYGYPGDGINGVLGAIQRANKAGDGIEFIQVRHEEMAAFMAVGHAKFTGELGVCLSTGGPGATHLLTGLYDAKMDHAPVLAIAGQAETTARGASYQQEMNLDRVFSDVANFVQEAATPAQVRHLVDRGVRVAMAQNGVGVVIIPKDVQDEAWQPPQHVHGFTHSGSGYQRPRVIPHDGDLQRAADVLNAGKKVALLIGAGARNAAVEVVQAANVLGAGVAKALLGKDVLPDDAPFVTGSIGLLGTEPSWKLMQECDTLLMIGSGFPWTEFLPPEGNARAVQIDIDPAMLGLRYPCEVNLHGDAAETLRALLPLLEQKTDRSWQETIAKNVQQWWQQMEQRAMAPANPVNPQRVVWEMSPLLPDDAIVTSDSGSCANWFARDYRVKQGQRASLSGGLACMGAAVPYAIAAKFAAPQKTVVALVGDGAMQMNNMAELITIQKYWQQWADPRLIICVFNNQDLNQVTWEQRVMEGNPRFEATQQLPDVHYAEFARSLGLGGIFVDTPDALASAWQQALQSDRPVVLEVKTDPEVAPLPPHITFKQAKAFMASMAKGDRGAVQVISDTASQLFHKK, encoded by the coding sequence ATGAGCATGAAAACCAGCGACTTCTTTGTCCAGCGCCTGAAAGAGTGGGGCGTGACGCGCATTTACGGTTACCCGGGCGACGGCATTAACGGTGTGCTTGGCGCTATTCAGCGCGCCAACAAAGCAGGCGACGGCATCGAATTTATCCAGGTTCGCCACGAAGAGATGGCGGCGTTTATGGCCGTCGGCCACGCAAAATTTACCGGCGAACTCGGCGTCTGTTTATCGACCGGCGGGCCGGGAGCAACCCATCTGCTGACCGGCTTATACGATGCCAAAATGGATCATGCCCCGGTCCTGGCGATTGCGGGTCAGGCAGAGACCACCGCGCGCGGAGCCAGCTATCAGCAGGAGATGAACCTCGATCGCGTTTTTTCTGATGTAGCGAATTTTGTCCAGGAAGCGGCGACACCGGCGCAGGTGCGCCACCTGGTGGATCGCGGCGTGCGCGTGGCGATGGCGCAAAACGGGGTCGGCGTGGTGATTATCCCGAAAGATGTGCAAGACGAAGCCTGGCAGCCACCGCAACATGTGCACGGCTTTACCCATTCCGGCTCTGGCTATCAGCGCCCACGCGTGATCCCACACGATGGGGATCTGCAACGCGCCGCCGACGTGCTCAACGCCGGAAAAAAAGTGGCTCTCCTGATTGGCGCGGGTGCGCGTAATGCGGCGGTGGAAGTGGTGCAGGCCGCGAATGTGCTCGGCGCAGGTGTCGCCAAAGCGCTGCTCGGCAAAGATGTGCTGCCTGATGATGCGCCGTTTGTTACCGGCTCAATCGGCCTGCTGGGCACCGAGCCTTCCTGGAAACTGATGCAGGAGTGCGACACCTTACTGATGATCGGCAGCGGTTTCCCGTGGACCGAGTTTTTGCCACCGGAAGGCAATGCCCGCGCGGTACAAATTGATATCGATCCGGCGATGCTTGGCCTGCGTTATCCCTGCGAAGTCAACTTGCACGGCGATGCAGCGGAAACGTTACGCGCGTTGCTGCCGCTACTGGAGCAGAAAACCGACCGTAGCTGGCAGGAGACGATAGCGAAAAATGTCCAGCAGTGGTGGCAGCAGATGGAGCAGCGGGCAATGGCGCCCGCCAACCCGGTAAACCCGCAGCGCGTGGTGTGGGAAATGTCGCCGCTATTGCCGGACGACGCGATTGTGACGTCTGATTCCGGTTCCTGCGCCAACTGGTTTGCCCGCGATTACCGGGTTAAACAGGGCCAGCGGGCGTCCCTTTCCGGCGGGCTGGCTTGTATGGGGGCCGCGGTGCCGTATGCGATTGCCGCCAAATTTGCCGCGCCGCAGAAAACGGTGGTGGCGCTGGTAGGCGATGGTGCCATGCAGATGAACAATATGGCGGAGCTGATAACCATTCAGAAATACTGGCAGCAGTGGGCCGATCCACGCCTCATTATTTGTGTGTTCAATAATCAGGACTTGAATCAGGTCACCTGGGAGCAGCGGGTGATGGAAGGCAACCCACGTTTTGAAGCGACGCAGCAACTGCCGGATGTGCATTACGCCGAATTTGCCCGTTCGCTCGGGCTGGGTGGGATTTTTGTTGATACGCCGGACGCGCTGGCGAGTGCCTGGCAGCAGGCGTTGCAGTCCGACCGCCCGGTGGTCTTAGAGGTGAAAACCGATCCGGAAGTGGCACCGTTGCCGCCGCATATTACCTTTAAGCAGGCGAAAGCGTTTATGGCCTCGATGGCGAAAGGCGACAGAGGCGCGGTGCAGGTAATAAGCGATACCGCCAGCCAGTTGTTCCATAAGAAGTGA
- a CDS encoding alpha/beta hydrolase yields the protein MSTIKTQDGTQIYYKDWGTGKPVLFSHGWPLDADMWDSQLNFLAERGYRVIAFDRRGFGRSDQPWNGYDYDTFASDINDLITALDLNDVTLVGFSMGGGDVARYIGRYGTSRVAGLALLGAVTPIFGKTDDHPEGVDKSVFDGIKAGLRKDRAQFISDFATPFYGLNAGQKVSDGVLTQTLNIALLASLKGTLDCVTAFSETDFRADVAKVDVPTLVIHGSNDQVVPFEATGKLSAELIEGAELKVYDNGPHGFAVTHQDQLNNDLLAFLQTL from the coding sequence ATGAGCACGATCAAAACGCAGGATGGGACGCAGATCTATTACAAAGACTGGGGCACAGGCAAACCGGTTCTTTTCAGCCACGGCTGGCCGCTGGATGCGGATATGTGGGATAGCCAGCTTAATTTCCTCGCTGAGCGCGGTTATCGGGTGATTGCCTTTGACCGCCGTGGCTTTGGTCGTTCTGACCAGCCGTGGAACGGGTATGACTACGATACGTTTGCATCCGATATTAATGACTTGATCACCGCGCTGGATCTGAATGATGTCACGCTGGTGGGCTTCTCGATGGGCGGCGGTGATGTGGCCCGCTACATTGGTCGTTACGGCACGTCACGCGTGGCCGGGCTGGCGCTGCTGGGCGCGGTAACGCCGATTTTCGGCAAAACGGACGATCACCCAGAAGGTGTGGATAAGAGTGTGTTCGACGGCATTAAAGCGGGGTTGCGCAAAGATCGCGCACAGTTTATCAGCGATTTCGCGACCCCGTTCTATGGCCTGAACGCCGGGCAAAAAGTGTCTGATGGTGTACTGACGCAGACCTTAAATATCGCTCTGCTGGCTTCACTGAAGGGGACGCTGGATTGCGTCACCGCGTTTTCTGAAACCGACTTCCGCGCCGATGTGGCGAAAGTCGATGTGCCGACGCTGGTTATCCATGGCAGCAATGACCAGGTGGTGCCGTTTGAAGCAACCGGTAAGCTCTCGGCGGAGTTAATTGAAGGTGCCGAGTTGAAAGTGTATGACAACGGCCCGCACGGCTTTGCGGTAACGCATCAGGATCAGTTAAACAACGATCTGCTGGCGTTCTTACAGACGTTGTAA
- a CDS encoding NUDIX hydrolase, producing MSDIKTLATTEVYRNKWMCLREDRILRADGNEGIYSVVEKADFVVIIARQDDSMYVVEQFRYPIHQRTIELPQGSWECAPDEDPLRVAAGELQEETGLVAGSMRWVGYQKLAQGYSSQGYHIFLAEDLTHHQQSLDPEEFGLTARKMPMAEFEALICDGTISDATSVTAFLLAKLKGMLG from the coding sequence ATGTCGGATATCAAAACCCTTGCCACCACCGAAGTGTACCGCAACAAATGGATGTGCCTGCGTGAAGATCGCATTCTGCGGGCAGATGGTAATGAAGGGATCTATTCGGTGGTGGAAAAGGCAGATTTTGTTGTGATCATCGCCCGCCAGGATGACAGCATGTATGTGGTTGAGCAATTCCGTTATCCCATTCATCAACGCACCATTGAACTGCCGCAGGGCTCGTGGGAATGCGCGCCAGATGAGGATCCGCTGCGTGTCGCCGCTGGCGAATTGCAGGAGGAGACCGGACTGGTGGCCGGAAGTATGCGCTGGGTGGGTTACCAGAAACTGGCGCAGGGCTATTCGAGCCAGGGTTATCATATTTTCCTCGCTGAGGATCTGACGCATCATCAGCAATCACTGGATCCCGAGGAGTTCGGCCTGACGGCACGTAAAATGCCGATGGCTGAGTTTGAGGCATTGATCTGTGATGGCACGATCAGCGATGCCACGTCGGTCACCGCTTTTCTGCTGGCGAAACTGAAAGGGATGCTCGGGTGA
- a CDS encoding MFS transporter → MELFSLQPGDEGLPGRERAFAMFAVMTSTTMAVFDGAMVNIALPQIARALHVNGSDAVWIANGYLLSTAMTLAIFAALATRWGFRTLFATGLSVFTLASLGCALSSSLEMLVAMRILQGIGGAATLSIAPAILRAIFPNRLLGRILGMNALLIASSTAIAPVLGGTLLATLSWQWLFAINIPLGVVALALTLRVIPSNRHTQRGAFDTLGALLSATTLGAVIMASDAFSHAGSLAQALVWGLVALVAGLLFIRHQRNVAQPLLPLELFTSARFSLAALTSLSSFVSQGITFVALPFLFQQVYGYSAFSAALLFTAWPVGIILVAPHAGRLADRYAPALIATSGLCLFAIGLLLLALLSEHAQAWDITLRSLVCGIGFGCFQSPNNREMLANASRELSSYASGILAIVRTFGQCLGTAFVGVTFSLYTQQAAAIRLSLWLAAGATLLSILLSVSRLRQARYP, encoded by the coding sequence ATGGAACTCTTTTCCCTGCAACCTGGCGATGAGGGATTACCGGGACGCGAACGCGCTTTCGCCATGTTTGCGGTGATGACCAGCACAACCATGGCGGTATTTGACGGCGCAATGGTGAATATCGCCTTGCCGCAAATAGCCCGTGCGCTGCACGTTAACGGCAGCGATGCGGTTTGGATCGCCAACGGCTATTTGCTTTCCACTGCCATGACGCTGGCGATTTTCGCCGCGCTCGCCACGCGCTGGGGCTTTCGCACGCTGTTTGCCACCGGGCTGAGCGTGTTCACCCTCGCCTCGCTCGGCTGCGCGCTTTCATCGTCCCTGGAAATGCTTGTCGCCATGCGCATCCTGCAAGGCATTGGCGGTGCAGCAACGCTAAGTATCGCCCCGGCGATCCTGCGCGCCATTTTCCCGAACCGGTTACTGGGGCGCATTCTGGGGATGAATGCGCTGTTGATCGCCTCCAGCACCGCCATCGCCCCGGTACTCGGCGGAACGCTGCTGGCAACGCTGAGCTGGCAATGGCTGTTTGCCATTAATATTCCGCTGGGCGTAGTCGCGCTGGCCCTGACGTTGCGGGTTATTCCCTCTAACAGACACACACAACGCGGCGCTTTCGACACCCTGGGCGCGTTACTTTCGGCAACGACCCTTGGCGCAGTGATAATGGCATCCGACGCTTTTTCTCACGCGGGTTCGCTGGCGCAGGCGTTGGTCTGGGGACTGGTTGCGCTGGTTGCCGGGCTGCTCTTTATTCGCCACCAGCGAAACGTTGCGCAACCGTTGCTGCCCCTTGAATTATTCACCTCCGCGCGATTTTCCCTGGCAGCGCTCACCTCGCTCTCTTCGTTTGTCAGCCAGGGCATAACCTTTGTGGCGCTGCCGTTTCTGTTCCAGCAGGTTTATGGTTACAGCGCGTTTAGCGCGGCGCTGTTGTTCACCGCCTGGCCGGTGGGCATTATTCTGGTCGCGCCTCATGCCGGGCGGCTTGCGGATCGCTATGCCCCGGCCCTTATTGCCACCAGCGGCTTATGCCTGTTTGCGATCGGTTTACTATTGCTGGCGCTGTTGTCGGAACATGCGCAGGCGTGGGATATCACCCTGCGCAGTCTGGTATGCGGGATCGGCTTCGGCTGTTTTCAAAGCCCGAACAACCGCGAGATGCTCGCCAACGCATCGCGCGAGTTGAGCAGCTATGCCTCCGGGATACTGGCGATTGTGCGCACCTTTGGTCAGTGCCTGGGAACCGCGTTTGTTGGCGTTACCTTTTCGCTGTACACCCAGCAAGCCGCCGCTATTCGGCTCTCATTGTGGCTGGCGGCGGGCGCAACGCTGCTGTCGATCTTGTTGAGTGTTAGCCGACTCAGGCAGGCGCGTTATCCGTAA
- a CDS encoding LysR family transcriptional regulator — protein MTDLNLLIALDALIAERSVAAAARRLGLSTSAMSRTLSRLRETTGDPLLVRAGRTMVLTPYAEAIRERAQNAVFEARAVLRPAMPDFNIASLTQMFTLRANDGFVEAFGPTLIAEAAAKAPGVLLRFMPKPEKSAGPLREGRVDLEIGVLGEMGPEIRLQALFRDRFVGVVRNEHPLAQGDSVTIAQYTAWGHVIASRRGLLSGPVDDGLAEAGLTRRIAAVVPGFPAALAVARTTDLIALLPASFLINSVAGEGLHMFELPVKTRPITISQMWHPRSEVDPAHRWLRQFVLGVCRRLMPDGRG, from the coding sequence ATGACAGATCTTAATTTGCTGATTGCGCTGGATGCGTTGATTGCAGAACGCAGCGTTGCGGCGGCTGCGCGCAGGCTTGGCCTGAGTACCTCCGCGATGAGCCGTACCCTGAGCCGTCTGCGGGAAACCACCGGCGACCCGCTGTTGGTGCGGGCAGGGCGCACGATGGTGCTGACGCCTTATGCTGAAGCCATCCGTGAGCGTGCGCAAAATGCGGTGTTTGAAGCGCGGGCGGTGTTGCGACCCGCCATGCCGGATTTCAATATTGCTTCGCTCACGCAGATGTTTACCTTGCGGGCAAACGACGGTTTTGTGGAGGCTTTCGGGCCAACCTTAATTGCCGAAGCCGCAGCAAAGGCACCCGGTGTGCTGTTGCGCTTTATGCCGAAGCCGGAGAAAAGCGCCGGGCCGCTGCGCGAAGGGCGGGTCGATCTGGAAATTGGCGTACTGGGTGAGATGGGGCCGGAGATCCGACTGCAAGCCTTGTTCAGAGACAGGTTTGTCGGCGTCGTCAGAAACGAACATCCTCTTGCGCAAGGCGATAGTGTGACGATCGCGCAATATACCGCCTGGGGGCATGTCATTGCTTCCCGGCGCGGGTTGCTCAGCGGGCCGGTGGATGATGGGTTGGCAGAAGCGGGTTTAACCCGGCGGATCGCCGCCGTGGTGCCTGGTTTTCCTGCCGCGCTGGCCGTAGCACGCACGACCGATCTCATCGCGTTGCTGCCGGCGTCGTTCCTGATTAATTCCGTTGCCGGGGAAGGGCTGCACATGTTTGAACTGCCGGTGAAAACACGGCCAATCACCATATCGCAGATGTGGCATCCGCGTTCTGAAGTGGATCCCGCGCACCGCTGGCTGCGGCAGTTTGTGCTGGGTGTATGTCGGCGCTTGATGCCGGATGGAAGAGGGTAG